In the Podospora pseudocomata strain CBS 415.72m chromosome 5, whole genome shotgun sequence genome, one interval contains:
- a CDS encoding hypothetical protein (EggNog:ENOG503PESC): protein MPASSSSGIMPQQPRLPMESTTTLALDVAEGSLFKDGFLAFNDPLVGEGIAEVEKRGFPYFTAYGSDFCEEFAFNKRIRSIFEASFEKCSLGHWLRYGEFPGNVKCFKRGGPKAGRYVLMVHSWAKGSQVAYYVGSHHHNITTSRDNRSLYEIPLSKLNRVGSKPKHKESPDSSS from the exons ATGCCcgcatcgtcatcttcgggCATAATGCCACAACAACCCAGACTTCCCATGgaatcaacaacaacgctcGCACTGGACGTAGCAGAGGGATCTCTCTTCAAGGATGGCTTCTTAGCTTTTAATGACCCACTGGTTGGGGAAGGTATCgcggaggtggagaagagagGCTTCCCATACTTCACGGCATACGGCTCGGATTTCTGCGAAGAGTTCGCCTTTAATAAG CGCATCCGCTCCATCTTCGAAGCCTCCTTCGAAAAATGTAGCCTTGGTCATTGGCTAAGATATGGGGAATTTCCTGGAAATGTTAAATGCTTTAAGAGGGGCGGTCCAAAGGCCGGTCGCTACGTTCTGATGGTTCATTCGTGGGCCAAAGGATCGCAAGTAGCATATTATGTCGGTTCGCACCATCATAACATAACAACTTCGAGGGACAATCGGTCTTTATATGAGATACCGCTTTCTAAGCTTAATCGTGTCGGCTCTAAGCCTAAGCACAAAGAGTCCCCAGATAGTAGTTCGTAA
- a CDS encoding hypothetical protein (EggNog:ENOG503PMJ3; COG:S) — protein MLNIGRLLTVKTFITPTSRQPILHHAVTYTNQPFHKPAINMEQKEVKCYPGWKLDLRHIPDNNAIEYPMGIHPDCMKKSSPITVREVAMMLVMDRLSDKPDWHVKVFDDAIADKWRREALAWPEEDLWNRIDHIQRDLSGDHSWYPKRAKNVLDQASVEYCIEELRHKAEYFKRTSLVPTLDASYMAAKSDTLVSPQLQAALKEGFDRLQADQAVNPDWHPNTNETVQDLVHPSMYPLVYGRSRFFEDEVVGVEDAIGKWAGKGVVIPKWIETRAQTNVRGSVFGKNVEYSYWSDDYQWLPANVKFTEEGGVKFTSYINNLHPLKYKGIYRSLEQLIEKALPMWDQCLTQIHGGWKAIAAGRTEPRMIPENPDDENEELWMRKESLTSNESKKGVGRVGNWQIHNPDEEGLEEEDAEEENDEDEKDEDEEDKGEPVFPPPPPLSKIPKVKYDVTPKRTLRHKFKDTGLQIIVKMASIELTPEKPECPAGGWHVEGMMNEHIVGTALYYLDSENITESQLEFRTCTDDYLQDEGPFENIGQDGFHWMQSVYGAFFGSGSGSACLQHYGSVLTPQGRMLAFPNVFHHRVSGFKLADPTRPGHRRFIALWLVDPFTRIISTANVPPQQAEWWADLTFRRLAGSADSGSEGKIPAEMAQILLERGLAKEELAEAMASGKVASAWKLPPELVEMVRQELGDALPMSRKEAEEHRLELMKERSGFVKNAESTWREKEYSFCEH, from the coding sequence ATGTTAAATATTGGACGACTTCTGACTGTCAAGACATTCATCACTCCGACTTCCAGACAGCCAATTCTGCATCACGCCGTTACCTACACGAACCAGCCATTCCACAAACCAGCCATCAACATGGAACAAAAGGAAGTAAAATGCTATCCTGGCTGGAAGCTAGACTTGCGACACATCCCCGACAACAATGCCATCGAATACCCCATGGGCATCCATCCAGACTGCATGAAAAAATCCTCGCCCATCACGGTCCGGGAGGTGGCCATGATGCTAGTCATGGACCGCTTGTCCGACAAGCCTGATTGGCACGTCAAGGTCTTTGACGATGCCATCGCCGACAAGTGGCGCAGGGAGGCTCTGGCCTGGCCTGAGGAGGACCTCTGGAACCGCATCGACCACATCCAACGCGACCTATCGGGAGACCACAGTTGGTACCCAAAAAGAGCCAAAAACGTTCTCGACCAGGCCTCGGTCGAGTACTGCATCGAGGAGCTCCGCCACAAAGCCGAATACTTCAAGAGGACATCCCTCGTTCCTACCCTCGATGCCAGTTACATGGCTGCCAAGTCGGACACTCTTGTGTCTCCTCAGCTTCAGGCTGCTCTGAAAGAGGGGTTTGATCGTCTACAGGCCGATCAAGCGGTGAATCCAGACTGGCATCCTAACACGAACGAAACGGTCCAGGATCTTGTCCACCCATCCATGTATCCCTTGGTCTACGGCCGTTCGCGTTTCTTCGAGGACGAAGTCGTCGGAGTGGAAGATGCCATCGGTAAATGGGCTGGCAAGGGTGTTGTTATCCCCAAGTGGATCGAAACCCGTGCCCAGACAAACGTTCGAGGGTCTGTGTTTGGGAAAAACGTTGAATACAGCTATTGGTCCGACGACTACCAGTGGCTACCGGCAAACGTCAAGTTCACcgaagaggggggggtgaaATTCACCAGTTATATCAACAACCTGCACCCACTCAAGTACAAGGGCATCTACCGAAGCCTGGAACAACTGATTGAGAAGGCCCTGCCCATGTGGGACCAATGCCTGACTCAGATTCATGGTGGTTGGAAGGCTATCGCCGCCGGCCGCACGGAACCTCGCATGATCCCTGAGAATCCTGATGACGAAAATGAGGAGCTTTGGATGCGCAAGGAATCTTTGACCAGCAATGAAAGCAAAAAGGGGGTCGGGAGAGTCGGAAACTGGCAGATACACAATCcggacgaggagggcttggaagaggaagatgcggaggaggagaacgacgaagacgaaaaggacgaagacgaagaggacAAAGGCGAGCCTGTCTTccctccgccaccgccctTGTCCAAAATCCCCAAAGTCAAGTACGACGTCACCCCAAAGAGAACCCTCCGCCACAAGTTCAAAGACACCGGTCTTCAGATCATCGTCAAGATGGCCTCCATCGAGCTCACTCCCGAGAAACCAGAGTGCCCAGCTGGCGGCTGGCACGTCGAGGGCATGATGAACGAGCACATTGTCGGCACCGCGCTGTACTACCTCGACTCGGAAAACATCACCGAGAGCCAGCTCGAGTTCCGAACCTGCACAGACGATTACCTACAAGACGAGGGCCCGTTTGAAAACATTGGACAAGACGGCTTTCACTGGATGCAGAGCGTCTACGGCGCGTTTTTTGGTTCTGGCTCCGGCTCGGCTTGTCTTCAGCACTACGGCAGCGTGCTCACTCCTCAGGGGAGGATGCTTGCTTTCCCCAACGTGTTCCACCATCGGGTCTCTGGGTTCAAGCTCGCTGATCCGACCAGACCGGGGCACAGGCGATTTATTGCCCTCTGGCTTGTTGATCCCTTCACGAGGATCATCAGCACGGCCAACGTCCCGCCTCAGCAGGCTGAGTGGTGGGCTGATCTAACGTTCCGCCGCCTGGCCGGCTCAGCTGACTCTGGGTCTGAGGGAAAGATCCCGGCGGAGATGGCCCAGATTTTGCTTGAGAGGGGATTGGCAAAGGAGGAACTTGCCGAGGCTATGGCGAGCGGTAAAGTGGCTTCGGCGTGGAAACTGCCCCCTgagctggtggagatggtgcgGCAGGAGTTGGGAGATGCGTTGCCGATGAGCaggaaggaggccgaggagcaTCGTCtggagttgatgaaggagaggtCGGGGTTTGTAAAGAATGCCGAGTCGAcgtggagggagaaggagtaTAGCTTTTGTGAGCATTAG
- a CDS encoding hypothetical protein (EggNog:ENOG503P4FA; COG:Q), producing MKSSMAPGILITCLAGIGAAAVLRVLYWASQFTLYHFWRPSKPLAAYKRASGDSYTLITGASAGIGLSIARNIVRQGFGVVLLGHLPDELESAAKSLNSPLVRTLVVNARTATPEELETAVESISDLNISILVNNVGGFPMADPPLRPLSTLSTAEVDAYVDLNARFMARLTNLVLPLLSSSSSREKHERSLILNISSAGRVGMPWIVMYSATKAFNYAFSMGLSRELEDDPTTAHIDCLAVTLGEVQSQANVMAEGAVTAERFGSYVVGGIDGAVKRGWREVRPYWGHDLALGLADRVLPDGMLTHFAREELRLKKERWDGIMAKRR from the coding sequence ATGAAGTCCTCAATGGCGCCTGGAATTCTCATCACCTGCCTCGCAGGCATCGGCGCAGCAGCCGTGCTCCGCGTCTTGTACTGGGCATCGCAGTTCACCCTCTACCACTTCTGGCGACCTTCCAAACCCCTCGCGGCATACAAACGCGCCAGCGGCGACAGCTACACGCTCATCACCGGAGCCAGCGCCGGCATCGGTCTCTCCATCGCCCGCAACATTGTCAGACAAGGCTTCGGCGTCgttctcctcggccatcTCCCGGACGAGCTCGAGTCGGCGGCCAAAAGTCTCAATTCCCCGCTTGTGCGAACTCTCGTCGTCAACGCCCGCACCGCGACCCCGGAGGAACTCGAGACGGCGGTCGAGTCAATCTCGGATCTCAACATCTCGATTCTCGTCAACAATGTCGGCGGTTTCCCCATGGCTGATCCGCCGTTGCGACCTCTTAGCACCCTCAGCACGGCTGAAGTTGACGCCTACGTTGACTTGAACGCGCGGTTCATGGCGCGACTTACCAACCTCGTCCTGCCACTCCTTTCGTCAAGTTCTTCAAGAGAGAAACATGAGCGGTCGCTGATATTGAACATCTCTTCGGCCGGGAGGGTTGGGATGCCTTGGATCGTCATGTACAGCGCCACCAAGGCGTTCAACTACGCCTTCAGCATGGGACTGTCgcgggagttggaggatgacCCGACTACGGCGCATATCGACTGCCTTGCTGTTACACTTGGTGAGGTGCAGAGTCAGGCGAATGTGATGGCGGAGGGCGCGGTGACTGCTGAGAGGTTTGGGAGCTATGTTGTGGGGGGTATCGATGGGGCGGTGAAGCGGGgctggagggaggtgaggccGTACTGGGGGCATGATCTCGCGCTTGGGTTGGCCGATCGGGTGTTGCCTGATGGGATGCTGACGCATTTCGCgagggaggagctgaggttgaagaaggagaggtgggatgggattATGGCCAAGAGGCGCTGA
- a CDS encoding hypothetical protein (EggNog:ENOG503PC2G), with amino-acid sequence MARTKEITRRRSDSLVTWTRFHLPVEREWPTWAVDHENVHFGPLDDVTGVRKGWLGRMVEDPKQAAYIIEWEDLEHLKQFRSSPACAAFLRNLPENDHSLQLSRDGSSSEQSSSSVEDASSSSSPASRFLTLRESTQRPKSDVEGRVTFNAFLVPHKQGHETTWNAYHALRDELCSFQPRGFEFIAGTGLHWECYMNTWFFALEEDQWVQNKFGKSEQTDENTDGRTVICEFHLWPQKYGATPEHEEASASDPEATASWNEAVAKVMPPVTAWVQERWDVLPLPYYEPPYEPTEEELEHHRKLEEFIKYHRENPKPEVRWCGTRF; translated from the exons ATGGCCCGTACAAAGGAAATAACGAGGAGGCGCAGCGACAGTTTGGTGACCTGGACACGGTTCCATCTACCAGTTGAGCGAGAGTGGCCGACATGGGCGGTGGATCACGAGAATGTGCACTTCGGTCCACTGGATGACGTGACCGGTGTGAGAAAGGGATGGTTGGGAAGAATGGTGGAAGATCCTAAGCAGGCTGCCTATATCATCG AGTGGGAAGACCTGGAGCACTTGAAACAGTTTCGGTCTTCTCCTGCATGCGCCGCGTTTCTGCGAAATCTACCCGAAAACGACCACAGTTTGCAACTTTCCAGAGACGGCTCCTCTTCAGAACAGAGCTCTTCATCTGTTGAAGACgcatcgtcatcctcatctccagCGTCGCGATTCCTCACATTGCGAGAATCCACCCAACGACCCAAGTCGGACGTGGAAGGCCGTGTAACCTTCAACGCATTCCTGGTACCACATAAACAAGGTCACGAGACCACATGGAACGCGTACCATGCCCTGAGGGACGAACTCTGCAGTTTTCAACCACGCGGCTTTGAATTCATTGCAGGCACAGGTCTTCATTGGGAATGTTACATGAATACGTGGTTCTTCGCGCTTGAGGAAGATCAATGGGTGCAAAACAAGTTTGGGAAGTCGGAGCAAACGGACGAGAACACAGACGGTCGGACGGTCATCTGCGAGTTTCACCTTTGGCCACAGAAATATGGTGCCACGCCGGAGCACGAGGAGGCATCGGCATCGGACCCGGAGGCGACGGCGTCATGGAATGAAGCCGTGGCCAAGGTCATGCCTCCCGTTACCGCTTGGGTGCAAGAACGTTGGGATGTTTTGCCTTTGCCGTATTACGAGCCGCCCTATGAGCCtactgaggaggagcttgagcatcaccggaagctggaggagttcATAAAGTATCACAGAGAAAACCCCAAGCcggaggtgaggtggtgtggAACGCGTTTCTGA
- a CDS encoding hypothetical protein (EggNog:ENOG503PEDA), whose amino-acid sequence MATVSFILSLTACLLTLLPLTVGVGIFDIFDVEQNAANNGGCGARMATLDVWLSDSIESLDVALTAIDNYRQNVGVRRALSTFFGIRNTGGRATPKAVNDIKNNLAHVFEFLNHHQENGNFFYDSTYNHLHCDSTFLVPRAPNSPAFDSNGQVIVDQNGNQVTIENIPSYRDALVKDARASPWWAGDFTKLKGYYFDEQGGNFCQGDHLGATAHIKPLLTDGATETDPNSQHASVIICPHAFVGSTQPDNYRDANNLIAQGTNFALVVPKSATLLHEVFHVVGGDYYLSGPAEKYPLLDALDLASRKSGQAQRNPENYVFFVAHMYHMLGQPEGNEPWSIGGNWDFSVTGSGSNRVYGATAPPP is encoded by the exons ATGGCGACAGTATCTTTTATTTTATCTTTGACTGCGTGTCTACTCACTCTCCTGCCACTGACAGTCGGAGTAGGTATCTTCGACATCTTCGACGTAGAGCAGAATGCCGCCAACAATGGCGGCTGCGGGGCTCGAATGGCAACGCTAGATGTCTGGCTTTCAGACAGTATCGAAAGCCTTGACGTAGCGTTGACCGCCATCGATAACTACCGTCAAAATGTCGGGGTCCGCAGAGCGTTGTCGACGTTCTTCGGTATCAGGAACACTGGAGGGCGAGCTACGCCAAAAGCTGTCAATGATATTAAAA ATAACCTCGCCCACGTTTTTGAATTTttgaaccaccaccaggagAATGGCAACTTCTTCTACGACTCCACatacaaccacctccactgCGACAGCACCTTCCTGGTGCCTCGCGCTCCAAACAGCCCAGCATTTGATTCCAATGGACAGGTCATAGTAGATCAGAACGGCAACCAAGTCACCATTGAGAACATACCAAGCTATCGCGATGCTCTCGTCAAGGACGCACGTGCTTCGCCGTGGTGGGCTGGTGACTTTACCAAACTGAAAGGCTATTACTTCGATGAACAGGGTGGTAACTTCTGCCAAGGGGACCATTTAGGCGCCACTGCTCACATTAAACCGCTGCTGACTGACGGCGCCACCGAAACCGATCCTAACAGCCAGCATGCAAGCGTCATCATCTGTCCACACGCCTTTGTTGGAAGCACACAACCAGACAACTACAGGGATGCAAACAATCTTATCGCACAAGGCACAAACTTCGCCCTTGTTGTTCCCAAAAGCGCGACGCTCCTTCACGAGGTCTTTCACGTTGTGGGAGGCGATTACTATTTGTCGGGCCCAGCCGAAAAGT ATCCTCTCCTTGACGCTTTAGACCTTGCATCAAGAAAATCTGGACAAGCCCAGCGAAACCCGGAAAACTATGTCTTCTTCGTCGCCCACATGTACCACATGTTGGGTCAACCAGAGGGGAATGAACCGTGGTCTATTGGGGGAAACTGGGACTTCAGTGTTActggcagcggcagcaaccGCGTTTATGGGGCTACAGCGCCACCCCCGTAA